One Tursiops truncatus isolate mTurTru1 chromosome 3, mTurTru1.mat.Y, whole genome shotgun sequence DNA segment encodes these proteins:
- the SPINK5 gene encoding serine protease inhibitor Kazal-type 5 isoform X2 codes for MLPVKVKIREKEAKSQRRARHLARARATAPAKDICSDFRPYVKDGRLGCTRENEPVLGLDGKTHVNKCVMCAELFLKEAEENAKREGETRIRRTAEKDFCKEYENQVRNGRLFCTRESEPVRGPDGRMHGNKCALCAEIFKQHFSEEKNKADERLRKAKEKVKRETEKLCSEYQDHAMNGIPFCTKENYPIRGPDGKMHGNLCSMCQDFYQAKAEEKKKAEAKARSKREPGRVDSYAPCRPYLKFMTNGILPCTKEINPTKGPDGKMYNSPCSMCATMLQAEKKEKKNREDESKNKRQSENTSSFEELCREYRKSMKNGHLLCTRENDPIQGPDGKEHVNLCFMCEALFQQEERARAKAKRQTAKELCREYRNYVRNGRLPCTTENDPIEGPDGKIHGNTCFMCAAFFQQEAKEEEAESKRPKRGAEKDTCSEFRRLLKNGSLFCTRENDPVRGPDGKTHGNKCAMCKEVLQKEDEARKRKEKERKEKEDQRKAVRSGRKRGRRGKAEDQCAEYRKQMKNGPLSCTREIDPVRNENGKSYNNKCAMCKEKLQKEAEENKKNSRNRSNGNESALGKDVCDQFRSQMENGQLTCTQESDPVQGPDGRTHGNICAMCKEKLGREAAKRKTKEQDYMTNTVEKNNGKENSEMCKHYRVLPRMGYLCPVDLQPVCGDDGQTYGNPCRLCHENLIRQTNIRIRSEGRCEESNTETTPLSMPASVK; via the exons GATATATGTAGTGATTTTCGGCCTTATGTGAAGGATGGAAGACTTGGATGCACAAGGGAAAATGAACCAGTTCTTGGTCTTGATGGAAAGACACATGTCAATAAGTGTGTGATGTGTGCTGAGCTATT CTTAAAAGAAGCTGAAGAAAATGCCAAGCGAGAAGGTGAAACCAGAATTCGACGAACTGCTGAAAAG GATTTCTGCAAGGAATATGAAAACCAAGTGAGGAATGGAAGACTTTTTTGTACACGGGAGAGTGAGCCAGTCCGTGGCCCTGATGGCAGGATGCATGGCAACAAATGTGCCCTGTGTGCTGAAATTTT CAAACagcatttttcagaagaaaaaaataaagcagatgaaCGCCTGAGAAAGgctaaagaaaaagttaaaagagaaactgAG aaaCTCTGCAGTGAGTATCAGGATCATGCAATGAATGGAATCCCTTTCTGTACCAAAGAAAATTACCCTATTCGTGGCCCAGATGGGAAAATGCATGGCAACTTGTGTTCCATGTGTCAAGACTTCTA ccaagcaaaagctgaagaaaagaaaaaggctgaaGCAAAAGCAAGAAGTAAAAGAGAACCTGGAAGAGTAGACTCATATGCA CCGTGCAGACCATACCTCAAGTTTATGACAAATGGAATACTCCCCTGCACCAAAGAGATTAACCCCACCAAGGGCCCAGATGGGAAAATGTATAACAGCCCCTGCTCCATGTGTGCGACTATGCT ccaagcagaaaaaaaagaaaagaaaaacagggaagatgaatcaaaaaataaaaggcaatctGAGAATACATCTTCCTTTGAG GAGTTGTGCAGGGAATACCGCAAATCCATGAAGAATGGACATCTTCTTTGCACTAGAGAGAACGACCCCATCCAGGGCCCAGATGGGAAGGAGCACGTCAACCTCTGCTTCATGTGTGAGGCTCTCTT TCAACAAGAAGAAAGAGCAAGAGCAAAGGCTAAAAGACAAACTGCAAAG GAGCTGTGCCGTGAATACCGTAACTATGTGAGGAACGGACGTCTTCCCTGCACCACAGAGAACGACCCCATCGAGGGCCCAGATGGGAAAATCCACGGCAACACCTGCTTCATGTGTGCAGCCTTCTT CCAGCaagaagcaaaagaagaagaagctgaATCCAAAAGACCTAAGAGAGGAGCTGAAAAG GATACATGCAGTGAATTTCGGCGCCTTCTGAAAAATGGAAGTCTTTTCTGCACTCGAGAAAATGATCCTGTGCGTGGCCCAGATGGCAAGACCCATGGCAACAAGTGCGCCATGTGCAAAGAAGTCCT CCAGAAAGAAGAtgaagcaagaaagagaaaagaaaaggagagaaaagaaaaggaagatcaGAGAAAAGCTGTACGGAGTGGTCGCAAACGTGGCAGAAGAGGGAAAGCTGAG gACCAATGTGCTGAGTAtcggaaacaaatgaaaaatggacCACTCAGCTGTACTCGGGAGATTGATCCTGTACGCAATGAAAATGGCAAATCATACAACAATAAGTGTGCCATGTGTAAAGAGAAACT gcaaaaagaagcagaggaaaacaaaaagaattctcGGAACAGATCAAATGGGAATGAATCAGCATTAGGAAAG GATGTATGTGATCAGTTTAGAAGTCAAATGGAAAATGGACAACTTACTTGCACCCAAGAAAGTGACCCTGTCCAGGGTCCAGATGGCAGGACACATGGCAACATATGTGCTATGTGTAAGGAAAAACT GGGAAGGgaagcagccaaaagaaaaacgAAAGAGCAGGACTACATGACAAACACAGTTGAAAAGAACAATGGAAAAGAG AACTCTGAGATGTGCAAACACTACCGAGTATTACCCAGGATGGGTTACCTTTGTCCAGTGGATTTACAGCCCGTCTGTGGTGATGATGGCCAGACATACGGCAATCCTTGCAGGCTCTGTCATGAAAATCT AATACGCCAAACTAATATACGCATACGCAGTGAAGGAAGGTGTGAGGAGAGCAACACAGAAACAACACCTCTCAGCATGCCAGCATCT
- the SPINK5 gene encoding serine protease inhibitor Kazal-type 5 isoform X4, with the protein MKIAAVPMLLTLALCLIQDAASEGENQDICSDFRPYVKDGRLGCTRENEPVLGLDGKTHVNKCVMCAELFLKEAEENAKREGETRIRRTAEKDFCKEYENQVRNGRLFCTRESEPVRGPDGRMHGNKCALCAEIFKQHFSEEKNKADERLRKAKEKVKRETEKLCSEYQDHAMNGIPFCTKENYPIRGPDGKMHGNLCSMCQDFYQAKAEEKKKAEAKARSKREPGRVDSYAPCRPYLKFMTNGILPCTKEINPTKGPDGKMYNSPCSMCATMLQAEKKEKKNREDESKNKRQSENTSSFEELCREYRKSMKNGHLLCTRENDPIQGPDGKEHVNLCFMCEALFQQEERARAKAKRQTAKELCREYRNYVRNGRLPCTTENDPIEGPDGKIHGNTCFMCAAFFQQEAKEEEAESKRPKRGAEKDTCSEFRRLLKNGSLFCTRENDPVRGPDGKTHGNKCAMCKEVLQKEDEARKRKEKERKEKEDQRKAVRSGRKRGRRGKAEDQCAEYRKQMKNGPLSCTREIDPVRNENGKSYNNKCAMCKEKLQKEAEENKKNSRNRSNGNESALGKDVCDQFRSQMENGQLTCTQESDPVQGPDGRTHGNICAMCKEKLGREAAKRKTKEQDYMTNTVEKNNGKENSEMCKHYRVLPRMGYLCPVDLQPVCGDDGQTYGNPCRLCHENLIRQTNIRIRSEGRCEESNTETTPLSMPASVK; encoded by the exons GATATATGTAGTGATTTTCGGCCTTATGTGAAGGATGGAAGACTTGGATGCACAAGGGAAAATGAACCAGTTCTTGGTCTTGATGGAAAGACACATGTCAATAAGTGTGTGATGTGTGCTGAGCTATT CTTAAAAGAAGCTGAAGAAAATGCCAAGCGAGAAGGTGAAACCAGAATTCGACGAACTGCTGAAAAG GATTTCTGCAAGGAATATGAAAACCAAGTGAGGAATGGAAGACTTTTTTGTACACGGGAGAGTGAGCCAGTCCGTGGCCCTGATGGCAGGATGCATGGCAACAAATGTGCCCTGTGTGCTGAAATTTT CAAACagcatttttcagaagaaaaaaataaagcagatgaaCGCCTGAGAAAGgctaaagaaaaagttaaaagagaaactgAG aaaCTCTGCAGTGAGTATCAGGATCATGCAATGAATGGAATCCCTTTCTGTACCAAAGAAAATTACCCTATTCGTGGCCCAGATGGGAAAATGCATGGCAACTTGTGTTCCATGTGTCAAGACTTCTA ccaagcaaaagctgaagaaaagaaaaaggctgaaGCAAAAGCAAGAAGTAAAAGAGAACCTGGAAGAGTAGACTCATATGCA CCGTGCAGACCATACCTCAAGTTTATGACAAATGGAATACTCCCCTGCACCAAAGAGATTAACCCCACCAAGGGCCCAGATGGGAAAATGTATAACAGCCCCTGCTCCATGTGTGCGACTATGCT ccaagcagaaaaaaaagaaaagaaaaacagggaagatgaatcaaaaaataaaaggcaatctGAGAATACATCTTCCTTTGAG GAGTTGTGCAGGGAATACCGCAAATCCATGAAGAATGGACATCTTCTTTGCACTAGAGAGAACGACCCCATCCAGGGCCCAGATGGGAAGGAGCACGTCAACCTCTGCTTCATGTGTGAGGCTCTCTT TCAACAAGAAGAAAGAGCAAGAGCAAAGGCTAAAAGACAAACTGCAAAG GAGCTGTGCCGTGAATACCGTAACTATGTGAGGAACGGACGTCTTCCCTGCACCACAGAGAACGACCCCATCGAGGGCCCAGATGGGAAAATCCACGGCAACACCTGCTTCATGTGTGCAGCCTTCTT CCAGCaagaagcaaaagaagaagaagctgaATCCAAAAGACCTAAGAGAGGAGCTGAAAAG GATACATGCAGTGAATTTCGGCGCCTTCTGAAAAATGGAAGTCTTTTCTGCACTCGAGAAAATGATCCTGTGCGTGGCCCAGATGGCAAGACCCATGGCAACAAGTGCGCCATGTGCAAAGAAGTCCT CCAGAAAGAAGAtgaagcaagaaagagaaaagaaaaggagagaaaagaaaaggaagatcaGAGAAAAGCTGTACGGAGTGGTCGCAAACGTGGCAGAAGAGGGAAAGCTGAG gACCAATGTGCTGAGTAtcggaaacaaatgaaaaatggacCACTCAGCTGTACTCGGGAGATTGATCCTGTACGCAATGAAAATGGCAAATCATACAACAATAAGTGTGCCATGTGTAAAGAGAAACT gcaaaaagaagcagaggaaaacaaaaagaattctcGGAACAGATCAAATGGGAATGAATCAGCATTAGGAAAG GATGTATGTGATCAGTTTAGAAGTCAAATGGAAAATGGACAACTTACTTGCACCCAAGAAAGTGACCCTGTCCAGGGTCCAGATGGCAGGACACATGGCAACATATGTGCTATGTGTAAGGAAAAACT GGGAAGGgaagcagccaaaagaaaaacgAAAGAGCAGGACTACATGACAAACACAGTTGAAAAGAACAATGGAAAAGAG AACTCTGAGATGTGCAAACACTACCGAGTATTACCCAGGATGGGTTACCTTTGTCCAGTGGATTTACAGCCCGTCTGTGGTGATGATGGCCAGACATACGGCAATCCTTGCAGGCTCTGTCATGAAAATCT AATACGCCAAACTAATATACGCATACGCAGTGAAGGAAGGTGTGAGGAGAGCAACACAGAAACAACACCTCTCAGCATGCCAGCATCT